A genome region from Halarchaeum grantii includes the following:
- a CDS encoding phytoene/squalene synthase family protein — protein sequence MVSSDDVATSKAIQQRTGPTFHLATRLLPERVRRPTYVLYGFFRVADDVVDDTDRDAERQRHELAEIRAAVLDGAETDNPVIEAYRELADTYDIPSEETETFLDVMAMDLETRRYETHDDLEAYLRGSAVSVGYMMLDVMAAGDEMSEADVAAARPHAKALGEAFQLTNFLRDVREDVRDYDRIYLPTERLDAHGVTVEEIEDCSFSERYAALMRAELRRTERLYREGVAGIEFLPEDCRFAVLLAAVLYADHHRVIREHGYDTLSERRTLSTPRRLSLVAATGYHWWRTHDPVETFYAVSDVPRVDGSEAERGSRRSARSVRTRARAAVSTLRGVWE from the coding sequence ATGGTATCCTCCGACGACGTCGCCACGAGCAAGGCGATACAGCAGCGGACCGGCCCCACGTTCCACCTCGCGACGCGCCTCCTCCCCGAGCGCGTCCGTCGCCCCACGTACGTCCTCTACGGGTTCTTCCGCGTCGCGGACGACGTGGTGGACGACACCGACCGGGACGCCGAGCGCCAGCGCCACGAACTCGCGGAGATCCGCGCCGCCGTCCTCGACGGCGCGGAGACGGACAACCCCGTCATCGAGGCCTATCGCGAGCTCGCGGACACCTACGACATCCCGAGCGAGGAGACGGAGACGTTCCTCGACGTGATGGCGATGGATCTGGAGACGCGCCGCTACGAGACCCACGACGACCTCGAGGCCTACCTGCGCGGCTCCGCCGTCTCCGTCGGCTACATGATGCTCGACGTGATGGCGGCCGGCGACGAGATGAGCGAGGCGGACGTCGCGGCCGCCCGGCCGCACGCGAAGGCGCTCGGCGAGGCGTTCCAGCTCACGAACTTCCTCCGGGACGTTCGGGAGGACGTTCGGGACTACGACCGCATCTACCTCCCCACGGAGCGCCTCGACGCCCACGGCGTCACCGTCGAGGAGATCGAGGACTGTTCGTTCTCCGAGCGGTACGCCGCATTGATGCGCGCGGAGCTCCGGCGCACCGAGCGCCTCTACCGCGAGGGCGTCGCCGGCATCGAGTTCCTCCCCGAGGACTGCCGGTTCGCGGTCCTGCTCGCCGCCGTCCTCTACGCCGACCACCACCGCGTCATCCGCGAGCACGGCTACGACACGCTCAGCGAGCGCCGCACCCTCTCGACACCACGGCGACTCTCCCTCGTCGCCGCGACCGGCTACCACTGGTGGCGCACCCACGACCCCGTCGAGACGTTCTACGCCGTCAGCGACGTCCCACGCGTCGATGGGAGCGAGGCCGAGCGCGGGTCGCGGCGCTCCGCGCGCTCCGTCCGAACGCGTGCGCGTGCCGCCGTCTCCACGCTCCGGGGGGTGTGGGAGTGA
- a CDS encoding phytoene desaturase family protein: MGVSRPSVTVVGGGFGGLATACYLADAGCDVTVVEKNDQLGGRASVLERDGFRFDMGPSWYLMPDVFERFFAAFDREPTDYYALDRLDPHYRVFWKGGESRADGDTVDVTGDLAAMRALFESYEDGAGDALDEYLAQSEEAYEVGMEHFVYTDRPRFRDYVDWDVIRNARGLGLLSSMQEHVEEYFEHPKLQQLVQYSLVFLGGSPTNTPALYTLMSHVDLNLGVYYPEGGLGAVVDGIADLGAERGVTYRTGADVTAIRGERGAMRVELAGGERVTSDVVVSDADYKHTEQELLAPDDRQYDADYWESRTYAPSAFLVYLGVEGDLAELAHHTLVLPEDWSPHFEAIFDDPAWPDDPAYYLCAPSKTDDTVAPDGHSNLFALVPIAPGLDDTEAVREAYRDRLLDDIAANTGVDLRDRIVVEERFSVSEFTERYNAAEGTALGLAHTLRQTGPLRPDHRSDALDGLYYTGGFTRPGIGVPMCLISGEHAADAVLEDARRRTHTT, encoded by the coding sequence GTGGGAGTGAGCCGTCCGTCCGTCACCGTCGTCGGCGGCGGGTTCGGCGGACTCGCGACGGCGTGCTACCTCGCGGACGCCGGCTGTGACGTCACCGTCGTCGAGAAGAACGACCAGCTCGGCGGGCGCGCGAGCGTCCTCGAACGCGACGGCTTCCGCTTCGACATGGGACCGTCGTGGTACCTGATGCCGGACGTCTTCGAGCGCTTCTTCGCCGCCTTCGACCGCGAGCCCACGGACTACTACGCCCTCGACCGCCTCGACCCGCATTATCGGGTCTTCTGGAAGGGCGGCGAGTCGCGAGCGGACGGCGACACCGTGGACGTCACCGGCGACCTCGCGGCGATGCGCGCGCTCTTCGAGTCCTACGAGGACGGCGCCGGCGACGCCCTCGATGAGTACCTCGCGCAGTCCGAGGAGGCCTACGAGGTCGGCATGGAGCACTTCGTCTACACGGACCGCCCGCGCTTCCGGGACTACGTCGACTGGGACGTCATTCGGAACGCGCGCGGCCTCGGCCTCCTCTCCTCGATGCAGGAGCACGTCGAGGAGTACTTCGAGCACCCGAAGCTCCAGCAGCTCGTCCAGTACTCGCTCGTCTTCCTCGGCGGGTCGCCGACGAACACGCCCGCGCTCTACACGCTGATGAGTCACGTCGACCTGAACCTCGGCGTCTACTACCCCGAGGGCGGCCTCGGCGCCGTCGTCGACGGTATCGCCGACCTCGGCGCGGAGCGCGGCGTGACCTACCGGACGGGCGCGGACGTGACCGCGATTCGCGGGGAACGCGGGGCGATGCGCGTCGAGCTCGCGGGCGGCGAGCGCGTCACGAGCGACGTCGTCGTCTCCGACGCCGACTACAAGCACACCGAGCAGGAACTGCTCGCCCCCGACGACCGCCAGTACGACGCCGACTACTGGGAGTCGCGCACCTACGCGCCCTCCGCGTTCCTCGTCTACCTCGGCGTCGAGGGCGACCTCGCGGAGCTCGCCCACCACACGCTCGTCCTCCCCGAGGACTGGAGTCCGCACTTCGAGGCCATCTTCGACGACCCCGCGTGGCCCGACGACCCCGCCTACTACCTCTGTGCGCCCTCGAAGACGGACGACACCGTCGCGCCCGACGGGCACAGCAACCTCTTCGCGCTCGTCCCCATCGCGCCCGGCCTCGACGACACCGAGGCGGTTCGGGAGGCCTACCGCGACCGACTCCTCGACGACATCGCCGCGAACACCGGCGTCGACCTCCGCGACCGCATCGTCGTTGAGGAACGGTTCTCGGTCTCCGAGTTCACCGAGCGCTACAACGCCGCCGAGGGGACGGCGCTCGGCCTCGCGCACACCCTCCGGCAGACCGGCCCGCTGCGCCCCGACCACCGCTCGGACGCGCTCGACGGCCTCTACTACACCGGCGGCTTCACGCGGCCCGGCATCGGCGTCCCGATGTGCCTCATCAGCGGCGAGCACGCCGCCGACGCCGTCCTCGAGGATGCGCGCCGACGCACGCACACGACATGA
- a CDS encoding prenyltransferase: MSRLRRLLVQSRPRFWLYLAGPALVGIAYGARSTADLYAPASLALLAYFLLPANVYLYGVNDVFDADVDAENPKKEGRERRYRGDPVLVAAVAVSALLGVALVVALPATAPWILAFLALGWAYSAPPRLKTKPPLDSLSNGLYVLPGVAAYAALTGETAPLPAIAGGWLWTMAMHTFSAIPDIEPDRRAGIDTTATVLGETRALAYCGACWLLAAVVFGLLDVRAGALLAVYPLFALGLHASDVALDRAYWWFPAVNAVVGAILTIGGLWGVVRA, encoded by the coding sequence ATGAGTCGGCTTCGGCGCCTCCTCGTCCAGTCGCGCCCCCGGTTCTGGCTCTACCTCGCCGGCCCCGCGCTCGTCGGCATCGCGTACGGGGCGCGCTCGACGGCGGACCTCTACGCGCCCGCGTCGCTCGCGCTCCTCGCGTACTTCCTCCTCCCCGCGAACGTCTACCTCTACGGCGTCAACGACGTCTTCGACGCGGACGTGGACGCGGAGAACCCGAAGAAGGAGGGGCGAGAGCGCCGCTATCGCGGCGACCCCGTGCTCGTCGCCGCCGTCGCCGTGAGCGCCCTCCTCGGCGTCGCCCTCGTCGTCGCCCTCCCCGCGACTGCACCGTGGATTCTGGCCTTCCTCGCCCTCGGCTGGGCGTACAGCGCGCCGCCGCGCCTGAAGACGAAGCCGCCGCTCGACTCGCTCTCGAACGGCCTCTACGTCCTCCCCGGCGTCGCCGCCTACGCCGCGCTCACCGGCGAGACGGCGCCGCTCCCCGCCATCGCCGGCGGGTGGCTGTGGACGATGGCGATGCACACGTTCTCCGCGATTCCCGACATCGAACCGGACCGGCGCGCCGGCATCGACACGACCGCGACCGTCCTCGGGGAGACACGCGCGCTCGCCTACTGCGGGGCGTGCTGGCTCCTCGCCGCCGTCGTCTTCGGCCTCCTCGACGTCCGCGCCGGCGCCCTGCTCGCCGTCTACCCGCTCTTCGCGCTCGGCCTCCACGCCAGCGACGTCGCACTCGATCGCGCGTACTGGTGGTTCCCCGCCGTCAATGCCGTCGTCGGCGCGATACTCACCATCGGCGGGCTGTGGGGTGTCGTGCGTGCGTGA
- the cruF gene encoding bisanhydrobacterioruberin hydratase has translation MPSSARYSPSAGCGVSCVRERLPPRGRVERALDAFVTENRLTLAVVAPLVGACSMIAGAKGYLPAAIAFSPVALVAGTLMLRLPLAAGLAPLFDRRAAGALGGLCAYSYAIEYVGTTTGWPYGEFAYGVELGPMLAGVPLALPLFFVPLVVNAFLLTVLLLGPRADDPRVRLPAVVLLVVGIDGVLDPGAVALGFWAYADGGVYYGVPLSNYAGWVLSASVAAFALDRAFDYERLRARLEACAFALDDLVSFVLLWGLVNLAFANWLPVLGALALVAALWRTERFDVALEWPVRGRPWR, from the coding sequence ATGCCGTCGTCGGCGCGATACTCACCATCGGCGGGCTGTGGGGTGTCGTGCGTGCGTGAGCGCCTCCCGCCGCGCGGGCGCGTCGAGCGCGCGCTCGACGCGTTCGTCACCGAGAACCGCCTCACGCTCGCCGTCGTCGCGCCGCTCGTCGGCGCGTGCTCGATGATCGCGGGCGCGAAGGGCTACCTCCCGGCTGCCATCGCGTTCAGCCCCGTCGCGCTCGTCGCGGGCACGCTCATGTTGCGCCTCCCGCTCGCCGCCGGCCTCGCACCGCTCTTCGACCGGCGGGCCGCCGGCGCGCTCGGCGGCCTCTGCGCGTACAGCTACGCAATCGAGTACGTCGGCACCACGACCGGGTGGCCGTACGGCGAGTTCGCCTACGGCGTCGAGCTCGGGCCGATGCTCGCGGGCGTCCCGCTCGCGCTCCCGCTGTTCTTCGTGCCGCTCGTCGTCAACGCCTTCCTCCTCACCGTCCTCCTGCTCGGCCCGCGCGCCGACGACCCCCGGGTCCGCCTCCCCGCCGTCGTCCTCCTCGTCGTCGGTATCGACGGCGTCCTCGACCCGGGCGCGGTCGCGCTCGGCTTCTGGGCGTACGCGGACGGCGGCGTCTACTACGGCGTCCCGCTCTCGAACTACGCGGGGTGGGTCCTCTCCGCGAGCGTCGCCGCGTTCGCGCTCGACCGCGCGTTCGACTACGAGCGACTGCGCGCGCGCCTCGAGGCCTGCGCGTTCGCGCTCGACGACCTCGTGAGCTTCGTCCTCCTCTGGGGCCTCGTCAACCTCGCGTTCGCGAACTGGCTCCCGGTGCTCGGGGCGCTCGCGCTCGTCGCCGCGCTCTGGCGGACCGAGCGCTTCGACGTCGCGCTCGAGTGGCCGGTTCGGGGCCGCCCGTGGCGCTGA
- a CDS encoding CPBP family intramembrane glutamic endopeptidase — MSTTGSPARAAADAVGLTVAALLVSLLVGVVFLVPLFVLGYDVQSMGVLLASTAAGQLGFLAVGYGYVRRRGVPVRLAAPSRRDALVAAGGVVAAVALAVALSALLSALDLVPGSVVGDVGAHDPVFFLGLAALSVVLVAPAEELLFRGAVQGRLRQHIGPVPAVLGSSLLFGSMHLANYTGALAPIVAGALLIAAVGAVLGALYEYTGNLTVPIATHATYNAVLLVVAYATA; from the coding sequence ATGTCCACGACAGGCAGCCCCGCGCGAGCGGCGGCGGACGCCGTCGGCCTCACGGTCGCCGCGCTCCTCGTCTCGCTCCTCGTCGGCGTCGTCTTCCTCGTTCCGCTCTTCGTCCTCGGCTACGACGTCCAGTCCATGGGCGTCCTCCTCGCGTCGACCGCCGCCGGTCAGCTCGGGTTCCTCGCCGTCGGCTACGGCTACGTCCGCCGGCGAGGCGTCCCCGTCCGACTCGCCGCGCCGTCGCGTCGCGACGCGCTCGTCGCGGCCGGTGGCGTCGTCGCCGCCGTGGCGCTCGCCGTCGCCCTCTCCGCGCTGCTGAGCGCGCTCGACCTCGTTCCGGGCTCCGTCGTCGGCGACGTCGGCGCGCACGACCCCGTCTTCTTCCTCGGTCTCGCCGCGCTCTCGGTCGTCCTCGTCGCGCCCGCCGAGGAACTCCTCTTCCGGGGTGCCGTTCAGGGCCGACTCCGCCAGCACATCGGCCCCGTCCCGGCCGTCCTCGGTTCGAGCCTCCTCTTCGGCTCGATGCACCTCGCGAACTACACGGGCGCGCTCGCGCCCATCGTCGCTGGCGCGCTCCTCATCGCCGCCGTCGGCGCCGTCCTCGGCGCGCTCTACGAGTACACGGGGAACCTCACCGTTCCCATCGCGACGCACGCGACGTACAACGCGGTCCTGCTCGTCGTCGCCTACGCCACGGCATAG
- a CDS encoding MATE family efflux transporter, whose amino-acid sequence MFSLPNPLRLVLVYIGLALARVGLIDDANVRRTVDLAWPRILTGLARMSKGAADVAMVGVALGEVAIAGVGFAGPYWGMAFALGGGLAAGTIALVSQRYSAGAYDELGQAIRTSGVIVLAVSAPVGALFVLAPTELISVLTDDARTIRYGADYLRVLGFGVPFAALNLVGSRALIGADDAWTPMVLRATGAIANIGLNAVFIFGLGLGVVGAGLGTALSNALIAAAFAVGLARGRLPLVGDFPISVDPTGRYFVREFARDITTIGLPVIGRGSIWTVARFPMLAFVGLFGPQVVAAYIVARRIWGLMNTPGWGFGLATSSLVGQALGQDDEASAAIYGREISVFSAATYLLSAVLVVAFAEQIVVLFVDDPASKTVPIARDFVYVAALAIVPQGVASSLDGALDATGDTRWPFYGRIVSMFFLAVPFTYLGATTSLGLLGIYLSFFAETTVPALVNYWRFRSGAWRRISREYRPDQPSGG is encoded by the coding sequence GTGTTCTCGCTCCCGAACCCCCTGCGTCTCGTCCTCGTCTACATCGGCCTCGCCCTCGCGCGCGTCGGCCTCATCGACGACGCCAACGTCCGCCGGACCGTCGACCTCGCGTGGCCGCGCATCCTCACCGGCCTCGCGCGCATGTCGAAGGGCGCGGCCGACGTCGCGATGGTCGGCGTCGCGCTCGGCGAGGTCGCAATCGCGGGCGTCGGCTTCGCCGGCCCCTACTGGGGGATGGCGTTCGCGTTGGGTGGCGGGCTCGCCGCCGGCACCATCGCGCTCGTCTCCCAGCGCTACAGCGCGGGCGCCTACGACGAGCTCGGGCAGGCGATCCGCACGAGCGGCGTCATCGTCCTCGCCGTCTCCGCGCCCGTCGGCGCGCTCTTCGTCCTCGCGCCGACGGAGCTCATCTCGGTCCTCACCGACGACGCGCGGACGATCCGCTACGGCGCCGACTACCTCCGCGTCCTCGGCTTCGGCGTGCCGTTCGCCGCGCTGAACCTCGTCGGGAGTCGCGCGCTCATCGGCGCGGACGACGCGTGGACGCCAATGGTCCTCCGGGCGACCGGCGCGATCGCGAACATCGGCCTGAACGCCGTCTTCATCTTCGGCCTCGGCCTCGGCGTCGTCGGCGCCGGCCTCGGCACCGCCCTCTCGAACGCCCTCATCGCCGCCGCGTTCGCGGTCGGGCTCGCGCGCGGGCGCCTCCCGCTCGTCGGCGACTTCCCCATCAGCGTCGACCCGACCGGGCGCTACTTCGTCCGGGAGTTCGCGCGCGACATCACCACCATCGGCCTCCCGGTCATCGGACGCGGCAGCATCTGGACGGTCGCGCGCTTCCCGATGCTCGCGTTCGTCGGCCTCTTCGGGCCACAGGTCGTCGCCGCGTACATCGTCGCGCGACGCATCTGGGGGTTGATGAACACGCCCGGGTGGGGGTTCGGCCTCGCGACGAGCAGCCTCGTCGGGCAGGCGCTCGGGCAGGACGACGAGGCGAGCGCCGCCATCTACGGCCGCGAGATATCCGTGTTCTCGGCCGCCACCTACCTCCTCTCGGCGGTCCTCGTCGTCGCGTTCGCGGAGCAGATCGTCGTCCTCTTCGTCGACGACCCCGCCTCGAAGACGGTGCCGATCGCACGCGACTTCGTCTACGTCGCCGCGCTCGCCATCGTCCCGCAGGGCGTCGCGAGCAGTCTCGACGGCGCGCTCGACGCCACCGGCGACACGCGCTGGCCGTTCTACGGGCGCATCGTCTCCATGTTCTTCCTCGCCGTCCCGTTCACGTATCTCGGCGCGACCACGTCGCTCGGCCTCCTCGGGATCTACCTCTCCTTCTTCGCGGAGACCACCGTCCCGGCGCTCGTCAACTACTGGCGCTTCCGCTCGGGTGCGTGGCGCCGGATCAGCCGCGAGTACCGCCCGGATCAGCCCTCGGGCGGGTAG
- a CDS encoding MFS transporter yields the protein MGHRLAARRDALAPVQRDRVALALVVFAVLFGQVLLYPGVTDLVAALGAHAGSATGALDASAWFLGAEFVGFVLCAGLWGHLSDRTGRRTPFVVAGALGGALGYLVLVLLGRGGALAYEWLLLARFVQGAFTIGAFSLSMTMLMDLEGGHGKNMGAAGIAIGSGTALGAPVGGQLYEMGVFVPLLVAGGALGGAALLATRVADRAPSGTTTGLGDALARLRETPALSFPYAFGFMDRLTAGFFALVGTVYFRETFGLDAGSAGLVLGLFFAPFALLQYPMGVLSDRVGRKLPVAVGSLCYGAVVVAVYLAPTLALAAVAMVCLGVAGAFVSPATMALVTDLANADDRGVAMGGFNVFGNLGFLGGFAVGSAVVEAAGYGAAFLTAGLLEAGVVALALPAFLRLDLPGSPTNPK from the coding sequence ATGGGGCATCGCCTCGCCGCTCGCCGGGACGCGCTCGCGCCCGTTCAGCGTGACCGCGTCGCGCTCGCGCTCGTGGTCTTCGCCGTCCTCTTCGGGCAGGTCCTCCTCTACCCGGGTGTCACCGACCTCGTCGCGGCGCTCGGCGCGCACGCGGGGAGCGCGACGGGCGCCCTCGACGCGAGCGCGTGGTTCCTCGGCGCCGAGTTCGTCGGTTTCGTCCTCTGTGCCGGCCTCTGGGGTCACCTGAGCGACCGGACCGGCCGACGGACGCCGTTCGTCGTCGCGGGCGCGCTCGGCGGCGCGCTCGGCTACCTCGTGCTCGTGCTCCTCGGCCGTGGCGGCGCGCTCGCCTACGAGTGGCTCCTCCTCGCGCGCTTCGTGCAGGGGGCGTTCACCATCGGCGCGTTCTCGCTCTCGATGACGATGCTGATGGACCTCGAGGGCGGGCACGGGAAGAACATGGGTGCCGCCGGCATCGCCATCGGCTCCGGGACGGCGCTCGGCGCGCCCGTCGGCGGCCAGCTCTACGAGATGGGCGTGTTCGTTCCGTTGCTCGTCGCGGGCGGCGCGCTCGGCGGCGCCGCGCTCCTCGCGACGCGCGTTGCCGACCGCGCCCCGTCCGGGACGACGACCGGGCTCGGCGACGCGCTCGCGCGCCTCCGGGAGACGCCCGCGCTCTCCTTCCCGTACGCCTTTGGCTTCATGGATCGGCTGACCGCGGGGTTCTTCGCGCTCGTCGGCACCGTCTACTTCCGCGAGACGTTCGGCCTCGACGCGGGGAGCGCCGGCCTCGTCCTCGGCCTCTTCTTCGCGCCGTTCGCGCTCCTCCAGTACCCGATGGGCGTCCTCTCCGACCGCGTCGGGCGCAAACTCCCGGTCGCCGTCGGCTCGCTCTGCTACGGCGCCGTCGTCGTCGCCGTCTATCTCGCGCCGACGCTCGCGCTCGCCGCCGTCGCGATGGTGTGTCTCGGCGTCGCGGGCGCGTTCGTCTCCCCGGCGACGATGGCGCTCGTGACGGACCTCGCGAACGCGGACGACCGCGGCGTCGCCATGGGCGGGTTCAACGTCTTCGGGAACCTCGGCTTCCTCGGCGGGTTCGCGGTCGGGAGCGCCGTCGTCGAGGCGGCGGGCTACGGCGCCGCCTTCCTCACCGCCGGCCTCCTCGAGGCCGGGGTGGTCGCGCTCGCGCTTCCGGCGTTCCTCCGACTCGACCTCCCCGGTTCGCCGACGAACCCGAAATAA
- a CDS encoding L-lactate MFS transporter, protein MTDATASKNRWLIAISAVAIHLSIGGIYAYSIYQIPLNEALGWDSSSVSLAFSIAIFVLGMTAAFLGSYVEKYGPRKAGLGAAVLYGLGTIGAGLSVQMGSRTLFFITFGLIGGMGLGLGYISPIGTLLEWFPDRRGMATGLAVMGFGAGALLTAPVGNELMLRFSTGSAQYTQGGIATTFFTLGALYFVLMALGASYLAKPPKDWLPSGMEQTESAAEEARSAISGLSNLTARESLRTPRFYMVWLIIFINVSAGIMLLAYASPILVQLGGATTTTAAFITGYIGIFNGGGRIFWSSLSDYVGRTTTYGAFFAIQIVAFFLMPQITGVWVLAAILFAIITCYGGGFACLPAYLSDLFGTKEVSAIHGYALTAWGFAGVAGPTLASTILESTGSYTTALYIINIVLVVGLAIVLLLRWRIGKLQDISTAASI, encoded by the coding sequence ATGACCGATGCCACAGCGAGCAAGAATCGGTGGTTGATCGCGATCTCCGCCGTCGCGATCCACCTCTCGATTGGTGGGATCTACGCGTACAGCATCTACCAGATACCGCTGAACGAGGCGCTCGGCTGGGACAGCTCCAGCGTCTCGCTGGCGTTCTCCATCGCCATCTTCGTCCTCGGGATGACGGCCGCCTTCCTCGGTAGCTACGTCGAGAAGTACGGCCCACGGAAGGCCGGATTGGGCGCCGCCGTCCTCTACGGCCTCGGCACCATCGGCGCCGGCCTCAGCGTTCAGATGGGGAGTCGGACCCTGTTCTTCATCACCTTCGGCCTCATCGGCGGGATGGGCCTCGGTCTCGGGTACATCTCCCCCATCGGGACGCTCCTCGAGTGGTTCCCGGACCGTCGCGGGATGGCGACCGGTCTCGCAGTCATGGGCTTCGGTGCCGGTGCGCTCCTCACCGCGCCCGTCGGCAACGAGCTCATGCTCCGCTTCAGCACCGGGAGCGCCCAGTACACGCAGGGCGGCATCGCGACGACGTTCTTCACGCTCGGCGCGCTCTACTTCGTGCTGATGGCGCTCGGCGCGAGCTACCTCGCGAAGCCCCCGAAGGACTGGCTCCCGTCGGGCATGGAGCAGACGGAGTCCGCGGCCGAGGAGGCTCGCTCCGCGATCTCCGGCCTCAGTAACCTCACCGCGCGCGAGTCCCTCCGGACGCCGCGCTTCTACATGGTGTGGCTCATCATCTTCATCAACGTCTCGGCGGGCATCATGCTGCTCGCGTACGCCTCGCCGATCCTCGTGCAGCTCGGCGGCGCGACGACGACGACCGCCGCGTTCATCACCGGCTACATCGGCATCTTCAACGGTGGCGGCCGCATCTTCTGGTCGAGCCTCTCCGACTATGTCGGCCGGACGACGACCTACGGTGCGTTCTTCGCCATCCAGATCGTCGCGTTCTTCCTGATGCCCCAGATCACGGGCGTCTGGGTCCTCGCGGCGATCCTCTTCGCCATCATCACGTGTTACGGCGGCGGGTTCGCCTGCCTCCCCGCGTACCTCAGCGACCTCTTCGGCACGAAGGAGGTCAGCGCGATCCACGGCTACGCGCTCACCGCGTGGGGCTTCGCCGGCGTCGCCGGTCCGACGCTCGCCTCCACCATCCTCGAGTCGACGGGGAGCTACACGACCGCGCTCTACATCATCAACATCGTGCTCGTCGTCGGTCTCGCGATCGTGCTCCTGCTGCGCTGGCGTATCGGCAAGCTGCAGGACATCAGCACCGCAGCGTCGATCTGA
- the dpsA gene encoding DNA starvation/stationary phase protection protein DpsA translates to MSAPHLRNPGEDALRREWGTVGGNDLRIDPAAAERLVKALNADLAGLYILFNQVRKHYWTLEGAEVGPVVEFLEGAADRLAEMTDDLAIRVHALGGVPVNGPMGFRQHTPIGIEAGDVYSLRDSLANDLEGYATLAAQMREHVELAAELGDEATLELVRGHLRTVEVDAHDVEKMLADDTLVRRD, encoded by the coding sequence ATGAGCGCGCCACACCTGCGCAACCCCGGCGAGGACGCCCTGCGGCGCGAGTGGGGCACCGTCGGCGGAAACGACCTCCGTATCGACCCGGCGGCCGCCGAGCGGCTGGTCAAGGCGCTGAACGCGGACCTCGCCGGCCTCTACATCCTCTTCAATCAGGTGCGCAAGCACTACTGGACGCTCGAGGGCGCCGAGGTCGGCCCGGTCGTCGAGTTCCTCGAAGGCGCGGCGGACCGCCTCGCGGAGATGACGGACGACCTCGCGATCCGCGTGCACGCGCTCGGCGGCGTCCCCGTCAACGGCCCGATGGGGTTCCGCCAGCACACGCCGATCGGGATCGAGGCGGGCGACGTCTACAGCCTCCGCGATTCGCTCGCGAACGACCTCGAGGGGTACGCGACGCTCGCGGCCCAGATGCGCGAGCACGTCGAACTCGCCGCCGAGCTCGGCGACGAGGCGACGCTCGAACTCGTGCGCGGGCACCTCCGGACGGTCGAGGTGGACGCGCACGACGTGGAGAAGATGTTGGCGGACGACACGCTCGTCCGCCGCGACTGA
- the dpsA gene encoding DNA starvation/stationary phase protection protein DpsA produces the protein MTSPQHGRLVHDLEGATVRQAWGTMEENAVRIDRADAERLVGALNADHAGAFNLFYLLRKHYWTAEGAEHEDVADVLKRGYQRARTINDDLAERITQLGGVPASTPPQLQEYAPVHLEAEHLFDLRASLEGDLDAYATLVASMREHVALADDLGDEATSELLREHLEDLEDDAHDIEEFLADDTLVTTEAMRR, from the coding sequence ATGACGAGTCCACAGCACGGGCGACTCGTCCACGACCTCGAGGGCGCGACCGTCCGACAGGCGTGGGGGACGATGGAGGAGAACGCCGTCCGCATCGACCGGGCGGACGCCGAGCGGCTGGTCGGGGCGCTGAACGCCGACCACGCGGGCGCGTTCAACCTCTTCTACCTCCTGCGCAAGCACTACTGGACGGCGGAGGGCGCCGAGCACGAGGACGTCGCGGACGTCCTGAAGCGCGGCTATCAGCGCGCGCGCACCATCAACGACGACCTCGCCGAGCGCATCACGCAGCTCGGCGGCGTCCCCGCGAGCACGCCCCCGCAGCTCCAGGAGTACGCGCCCGTCCACCTCGAGGCCGAACACCTCTTCGACCTGCGCGCGTCGCTCGAGGGCGACCTCGACGCGTACGCGACGCTCGTCGCGAGCATGCGCGAGCACGTCGCGCTCGCGGACGACCTCGGCGACGAGGCGACGAGCGAACTCCTCCGCGAGCACCTCGAAGACCTCGAGGACGACGCCCACGACATCGAGGAGTTCCTCGCGGACGACACGCTCGTCACGACGGAGGCGATGCGGCGATGA
- the dpsA gene encoding DNA starvation/stationary phase protection protein DpsA has translation MSTQKTIRREAGTVEENALRLDTEKAEQVVDALNVDLAASYVLYHQLRKHHWNVEGAEFNDLHGFLGEKAEEAEDAADALAERAQALGGVPVSGPATLEERAPVEFEGEDVYDIRTSLENDREMYGDVIESVREHVGLAEDLGDYATSELLRDVLEGLEDAAHEIDHYLEDDTLVLESATQ, from the coding sequence ATGAGCACCCAGAAGACGATTCGCCGCGAAGCGGGTACCGTCGAAGAGAACGCCCTCCGACTCGACACGGAGAAGGCAGAGCAGGTCGTCGACGCGCTGAACGTCGACCTCGCCGCGTCGTACGTTCTCTACCACCAGCTTCGCAAGCATCACTGGAACGTCGAGGGTGCCGAGTTCAACGACCTCCACGGGTTCCTCGGCGAGAAGGCCGAGGAGGCGGAGGACGCGGCGGACGCCCTCGCCGAGCGCGCCCAAGCCCTCGGCGGCGTCCCCGTGAGCGGTCCCGCGACCCTCGAGGAGCGCGCGCCCGTCGAGTTCGAGGGCGAGGACGTCTACGACATCCGCACCTCGCTCGAGAACGACCGCGAGATGTACGGCGACGTCATCGAGTCCGTCCGCGAGCACGTCGGCCTCGCGGAGGACCTCGGGGACTACGCGACGAGCGAGCTCCTCCGCGACGTCCTCGAGGGCCTCGAGGACGCCGCTCACGAGATCGACCACTACCTCGAGGACGACACCCTCGTCCTCGAGAGCGCGACCCAGTGA